The nucleotide sequence CCGCAGCCGCGCGCCGCGTCGTGCCCGCGCACGGCCCAGCCGGCCTGACCTCACGATCGGTTCACCTCGCCGTCCCCCCCCCCGGGGGGAACGGTGAGCGCGGAACCGGACCCCGGCGATCACCGCGGGACCCGCGGGGCGGCATGCTCGCACCGGGAGGGGATCGTGGACGACGAGCTGATGTACCGGTTGATCCGCTACGCCGACCTGACCGCGTGGCCGGCGTTCGCCGCGTTCGGGGTGCAGGAGGAGGCGATCGACCGGCTGCTCGCCGGTACCGCCGGCCTGAACCCGGCGGACGTGTCCGGGGTGCGTGACGGGCTGGCCGCGCGGGTGCGGGCCGACGCCGCCGCGCTGCTCACCGAACGCCCGGTCGCGGCCGGGCTGCACCGGATGGCGCTGCGCCCCGGTGAGCGGGTCGTGGTGGTCGGTGACTCCATCTCGGCGGACCGGCTGAGCTGGGCCCGGCTGCTCGCGGAGCTGGTCCCGCGGGTGCAGCGGGACGCGTCGGTCGAGGTGCTCGCGCTGTCCGGGCGTACCAGCTCCGAGGCGCTCGCGCTCGGCCCGGTACTGGTCTCCCGGATGCCGACCCGCGTGCTGGTGATGCTGGGCAGCAACGACGTACGGCGGGAGGGCGGGACCACCGGCGTCCGGATGGTGTCCGCGCCGGAGACCGCACGGAACCTGCGCGCGCTGCGCCTGCTGCTGGAGACCGAGTCCGGGGCCCGCGTGCGGTTCCTGGTGCCGCCGCCCGTCGACCCGGCCCGGGTCGGCGCGACCCGCGAGCTCACCGGCGAGTGGTGGGACGCTGCCGACTTCCCCGAGCTGGTCGCCGTGGTCCGTGACGTCGACCCGGACGCGATCGATCTCAGCACCGTCCCGGTCCGGCCGGAGTTCTGGGAGGACGACGGCCTGCACCCCAGCCCGGTCGGCCAGGTGGTGCTGCTGCGCGCGGTCCTCTCCGCCATGTGACCCGCCGGGTCGCCGGACGGTTCAGCCGCGCAGCGCCGCCAGCGTCGTGCGGGTGGCCGCGGCGACGGCCGCCTCGCCGCGATCGGGCTCCTCGTCGGGGTCGTCCGGCACCGTGAACACGCTCAGCACCACCGGCGCACCCTGCGGCGGGAACAGCACGCCCGCGTCGTTGCGCTCGCCGAGCGGCCCGCTGCCGGTCTTGTCGCCGACCTGCCAGCCCTGCGGCACCCCGGCCCGGATCTGCCGGTCGCCGGTGGTGTTGCCGCGCAGCCAGCCGAGCAGCCGGTCCCGCTGCGCGTCCGGCAGCGCGTCCCCGGTGGTGAGCAGCCCCAGGGTCGCCGCGAGCGCGGCCGGGGTGCTGGTGTCGAGATCGCCGTCGCGCTCGTTCAGCGCGGGTTCGAGACGGTCCACCCGGGTCACCTCGTCGCCGAGGCCGCGCAGCCATCCGGTCAGCTCCGCGGGCGATCCGGCCTCGCGCAGCAGCAGGTTCTGTGCGGTGTTGTCGGAGACGGTGACGGCCGCGTCGCACAGCTGCTCCACGGTCAGTCCGGTCGCGAGGTGCTGCTCGGTCACCGGCGCGTACTCCAGCAGGTCGGACCGGTCGTAGCGGACCGGCCGTGCGAGCAGGCCGGGATCCTGCACCGAACGGTGCAGCACGAACCCGGCCGTCAGTGCCTTCACCACCGAGCACATCAGGAACCGCTCGCCGTCCCGGTGCCCGACGGCCGCCCCGGTGCCGGTGTCGAGCGCGTGCACCCCGATCCGCCTGCCGAACTCGCGTTCCACGTCGGGGAGCCCTGGCACCGGCCCGGTCGGGGCCGGTGCGGGCGGACCGGCAGCCGGCGGGGCCGGGGCGCAGCCGAGCAGTGCGGTACCGAGGCCGGCGGCGAGCAGGGCGCGGCGGGAGAGCATCACCCGCCCATCGCAACAGGCCGTTCGCGGGAGCGGTGAACCGGGCGTCCTACCGTTGCCGGGCCGGGCGCACGACGATCTCGTTGACGTCGACCTCGGCGGGCTGGGACACCGCGTAGGAGATCGCGTCCGCGATCGACTCCGGCGGGATCGCGTTCGCCCGGTAGGCCGCCATCGCCTCCTGCGCGTACGGATCGGTGATGCTCTCCGCCAGCTCCGAGGTGACCACGCCCGGCGAGACCGTGGTGACCCGGATCCCGGCCGGGGACTCCAGCCGCAGCCCCTCGGTGATCGCCCGCGCGGCGTACTTGGTGCCGCAGTAGACGGCCGCGGTCGGACTGACCTCGTACGCGCCGACCGAGGCGACGGTGACCAGGTGCCCGCTGCCGGTCCGGCCGAAGTGCGGGAGGACGGCGGCGATGCCGTGCAGCAGGCCACGGATGTTGACGTCGATCATCCGGTCCCACTCGTCGGTCAGACCGGCGTCGAGCCGGGACAGCGGCATCACACCGGCGTTGGCGACCAGGATGTCGATCCGGCCGTGCCGGGCGACGACGTCGTCCACGGCGGCGGCGAACGCGGCCCGATCGGTGACGTCCAGCTCGTACGGCTCGATCCGGCCGTCCCCGGTGGACCCGGCCAGTTCGGCCAGCCGGTCCGCACGGCGTGCCGCCGCGACGACGGTCGCGCCGTCGGCGGCCAGCCGGGCGGCGACCGCCCGGCCGATCCCGCTGCTGGCCCCGGTCACGAGGGCGATGGGGTTCTCGTTGTTCGACATGCGTTCCAGTCGACCCCCGTCGCGGCCCGGGCGGGAGGCCCCGTCGACCGGGGGAGTGCCACACCCACCCACGCACCGTCGTACCGGGAGATGATCGGAGCCATGACGCCCCTCGGCGAGTACCTCCGCGCCCGTCGCGCCCAGGTCACCCCGGCCGATGCCGGGCTGCCCGGCGGGCCCCGGCGACGGGTGCCGGGACTGCGGCGGGAGGAGGTCGCGCTGCTCGCCGGGATGAGCGCCGACTACTACGTCCGGCTCGAGCAGGGCCGCGAACGGAACCCGTCGGTGCAGGTGCTGGACGCGCTCGCGGACGTCCTGCGGCTCGGCGACGAGGCCCGTACCCACCTGCTGCACCTGGCCGGGGTCGCGCCCCGCCCACGCCGTCCCGGCACCAGGGAGCGGGTGGACCCGCAGCTGCGGATGTTGATGGATGCCTGGGACGAGCAGCCGGCGATCGTCCTCGGCCGGGCCTACGACGTGCTCGCCGCGAACGCGCTGGGCGACGCCCTGTTCGGCACCGGCTCCAACCTGCTGGTGACGGTGTTCTGCGATCCCGCGGCGCGCACGTTCCACCACGACTGGGAGCGCGCCGCGCACACCGTCACCGCCGGGTTCCGGCAGCTGCACGGCGAGGCGCCGGACGACCCGCGGATCCGCGAGGTGCTCGACGACGTGCTGGCCCGCAGCCCCGAGTTCGCCCGGCTGTGGGCCCGGCACGACGTCCGCGGCAAGACGGTGGAGTCGAAGATCCTGGTGCATCCGCAGGTGGGTGAGCTGGAGCTGCGCCTGCAGAGCTTCGACGTCCGCTCCGCTCCCGGGCAGCAGCTCGTCGTGTACCACGCCGAACCGGGCTCCCCGACCGCGCAGAGCCTCGCGCTGCTCGGCGCGCTGGTCGCCACCGGCGCCCGGGACTGAGCCCGCGCCGGGCCGGTTTCAGGGACCGGCCAGCCACTCCCGGGCGGCGGCGACCAGCGCGGCCACCCCGGTCGACAGCGTCGGCTCGATCACCGGGGCGTAGCGCGGCGAGTGGTTCGAGGGCAGCTCGGCGACCCGGGCCCGGATCTCGTCGACGGTCGTCGCGCCCTCGAACGCCGCCGGATCGGCCCCGCCCAGCAACCAGTACACACACGGCACCCCGGCGGCGACGGCGAACTCGCCGACGTCCTCGCTGCCGGTGACCGGCCCCGGATCGACGACCGGCAGCGGCGTGACCGCCGCGAGCGCGGCCCGGGTGCGCTCGACCGCGTCCGGATCGTTGACGACCGGCGGGAACGTCTCGACGATCCGGACCTCCGGGTCCCGCGGGGCACCCGCGGTCGCGGCCTCGCCGCGCACGATCCGCTCGATCGAGCCGAGCACCCGGCCGCGGACGGCGTCGGTATAGGAGCGCACCGTCATCCCCAGCTCGGCCGAGTCGGGGATGACGTTCTCCTTCGTCCCGGCTCGCAGCATCCCGACCGTGAGGACCGCGGTGTCGGTGGCCGCCACCTCGCGGGACACCACGGTGTGCAGCCGCTG is from Pseudonocardia autotrophica and encodes:
- a CDS encoding SGNH/GDSL hydrolase family protein encodes the protein MDDELMYRLIRYADLTAWPAFAAFGVQEEAIDRLLAGTAGLNPADVSGVRDGLAARVRADAAALLTERPVAAGLHRMALRPGERVVVVGDSISADRLSWARLLAELVPRVQRDASVEVLALSGRTSSEALALGPVLVSRMPTRVLVMLGSNDVRREGGTTGVRMVSAPETARNLRALRLLLETESGARVRFLVPPPVDPARVGATRELTGEWWDAADFPELVAVVRDVDPDAIDLSTVPVRPEFWEDDGLHPSPVGQVVLLRAVLSAM
- the bla gene encoding class A beta-lactamase translates to MLSRRALLAAGLGTALLGCAPAPPAAGPPAPAPTGPVPGLPDVEREFGRRIGVHALDTGTGAAVGHRDGERFLMCSVVKALTAGFVLHRSVQDPGLLARPVRYDRSDLLEYAPVTEQHLATGLTVEQLCDAAVTVSDNTAQNLLLREAGSPAELTGWLRGLGDEVTRVDRLEPALNERDGDLDTSTPAALAATLGLLTTGDALPDAQRDRLLGWLRGNTTGDRQIRAGVPQGWQVGDKTGSGPLGERNDAGVLFPPQGAPVVLSVFTVPDDPDEEPDRGEAAVAAATRTTLAALRG
- a CDS encoding SDR family oxidoreductase, with translation MSNNENPIALVTGASSGIGRAVAARLAADGATVVAAARRADRLAELAGSTGDGRIEPYELDVTDRAAFAAAVDDVVARHGRIDILVANAGVMPLSRLDAGLTDEWDRMIDVNIRGLLHGIAAVLPHFGRTGSGHLVTVASVGAYEVSPTAAVYCGTKYAARAITEGLRLESPAGIRVTTVSPGVVTSELAESITDPYAQEAMAAYRANAIPPESIADAISYAVSQPAEVDVNEIVVRPARQR
- a CDS encoding helix-turn-helix domain-containing protein; translation: MTPLGEYLRARRAQVTPADAGLPGGPRRRVPGLRREEVALLAGMSADYYVRLEQGRERNPSVQVLDALADVLRLGDEARTHLLHLAGVAPRPRRPGTRERVDPQLRMLMDAWDEQPAIVLGRAYDVLAANALGDALFGTGSNLLVTVFCDPAARTFHHDWERAAHTVTAGFRQLHGEAPDDPRIREVLDDVLARSPEFARLWARHDVRGKTVESKILVHPQVGELELRLQSFDVRSAPGQQLVVYHAEPGSPTAQSLALLGALVATGARD